One window of the Pyrus communis chromosome 17, drPyrComm1.1, whole genome shotgun sequence genome contains the following:
- the LOC137722307 gene encoding endochitinase EP3-like isoform X1 produces MAARSIILTLLIVATGVLSGYADAQNCGCAANLCCSQYGYCGTDDAYCGTGCQSGPCKTPAQTPSTNDVVVADIVTPEFFNGIIDQADASCAGKNFYSRATFLEALNSYTQFGRIGSVDDSKREIAAFFAHVTHETGHFCYIEEIDGASKDYCDENNTQYPCNPNKGYYGRGPIQLSWNFNYGPAGESIGFDGLNSPETVANDPVIAFKTALWYWMNNVRPVIGEGFGATIRAINGALECDGGNPATVQRRVEYYTEYCNQLGVAPGDNLTC; encoded by the exons ATGGCGGCCAGAAGCATAATATTAACCCTTTTAATTGTAGCCACTGGAGTCCTGTCCGGCTATGCAGACGCTCAGAACTGTGGCTGTGCCGCGAACCTGTGCTGTAGCCAATACGGCTACTGTGGCACAGACGATGCCTACTGCGGCACAGGCTGCCAGTCAGGGCCTTGCAAGACGCCGGCTCAAACACCGAGTACCAACGATGTGGTGGTGGCGGATATTGTAACGCCCGAATTCTTCAACGGGATAATTGATCAGGCGGACGCAAGTTGTGCCGGCAAGAACTTTTACTCCCGAGCTACCTTCCTTGAAGCTCTCAATTCCTATACTCAGTTCGGTAGGATTGGTTCCGTTGACGACTCTAAGCGTGAGATTGCTGCTTTCTTTGCCCATGTCACCCACGAGACTGGAC ATTTTTGCTACATAGAAGAGATAGATGGAGCCTCAAAAGACTACTGTGATGAGAACAACACACAATATCCATGCAACCCAAACAAAGGGTACTATGGGCGTGGACCTATCCAACTATCATGGAACTTCAACTACGGTCCGGCCGGAGAGAGCATTGGGTTTGATGGACTAAACTCTCCTGAAACCGTGGCCAACGACCCTGTCATTGCTTTCAAAACGGCGCTGTGGTACTGGATGAACAACGTTAGGCCGGTCATCGGTGAAGGTTTCGGTGCAACCATTCGAGCCATCAATGGTGCGCTCGAATGCGATGGTGGAAATCCTGCTACAGTTCAGAGACGTGTTGAGTATTACACAGAATATTGTAACCAACTTGGTGTTGCTCCTGGTGACAATCTCACCTGCTAG
- the LOC137722307 gene encoding endochitinase EP3-like isoform X2, translating to MAARSIILTLLIVATGVLSGYADAQSTNDVVVADIVTPEFFNGIIDQADASCAGKNFYSRATFLEALNSYTQFGRIGSVDDSKREIAAFFAHVTHETGHFCYIEEIDGASKDYCDENNTQYPCNPNKGYYGRGPIQLSWNFNYGPAGESIGFDGLNSPETVANDPVIAFKTALWYWMNNVRPVIGEGFGATIRAINGALECDGGNPATVQRRVEYYTEYCNQLGVAPGDNLTC from the exons ATGGCGGCCAGAAGCATAATATTAACCCTTTTAATTGTAGCCACTGGAGTCCTGTCCGGCTATGCAGACGCTCA GAGTACCAACGATGTGGTGGTGGCGGATATTGTAACGCCCGAATTCTTCAACGGGATAATTGATCAGGCGGACGCAAGTTGTGCCGGCAAGAACTTTTACTCCCGAGCTACCTTCCTTGAAGCTCTCAATTCCTATACTCAGTTCGGTAGGATTGGTTCCGTTGACGACTCTAAGCGTGAGATTGCTGCTTTCTTTGCCCATGTCACCCACGAGACTGGAC ATTTTTGCTACATAGAAGAGATAGATGGAGCCTCAAAAGACTACTGTGATGAGAACAACACACAATATCCATGCAACCCAAACAAAGGGTACTATGGGCGTGGACCTATCCAACTATCATGGAACTTCAACTACGGTCCGGCCGGAGAGAGCATTGGGTTTGATGGACTAAACTCTCCTGAAACCGTGGCCAACGACCCTGTCATTGCTTTCAAAACGGCGCTGTGGTACTGGATGAACAACGTTAGGCCGGTCATCGGTGAAGGTTTCGGTGCAACCATTCGAGCCATCAATGGTGCGCTCGAATGCGATGGTGGAAATCCTGCTACAGTTCAGAGACGTGTTGAGTATTACACAGAATATTGTAACCAACTTGGTGTTGCTCCTGGTGACAATCTCACCTGCTAG
- the LOC137721885 gene encoding PHD finger-like domain-containing protein 5A, translating into MAKHHPDLIMCRKQPGIAIGRLCEKCDGKCVICDSLVRPCTLVRVCDECNYGSFQGRCVVCGGLGISDAYYCKECTQLEKDRDGCPKIVNLGSAKTDLFYERKKYGFKRR; encoded by the coding sequence ATGGCGAAGCATCATCCTGACCTAATTATGTGCCGGAAGCAACCGGGGATAGCCATCGGAAGGTTGTGTGAGAAGTGTGATGGCAAGTGTGTGATCTGTGATTCTTTGGTTCGGCCATGCACACTTGTTCGGGTGTGCGATGAGTGCAACTACGGATCGTTCCAGGGACGGTGTGTTGTGTGTGGAGGGCTTGGAATTTCTGATGCTTATTACTGCAAAGAGTGTACTCAGCTGGAGAAAGATCGAGATGGCTGTCCCAAAATTGTCAATCTAGGAAGTGCCAAAACAGATCTATTCTATGAACGCAAAAAGTATGGTTTCAAGAGAAGATGA
- the LOC137723253 gene encoding acyl-[acyl-carrier-protein] desaturase, chloroplastic-like, producing MVLESMLEALVVRVVVVVVLNYGGRDGTDGGGGDGCGASGGVCRGVSSGGGDNCGATGMTTMIVYSRPYGIIDHLHFLSLAMMMTSCLTSPKCAMASSSASTTIGPAVSKERELRIDEINNSNRNYVHNYKKAFMPQRELRYQEITHSMPSQKIEIFKYLEDWAEHNILIHLKPVHKCWQPQDFLPDSRTTGDTDGFLEQVKELRERAKEIPDDYYVVLVGNMITEDALPTYQTMLNTLDGVQDETGSSPISWAVWNRAWTAEENRHGDLLNKYLYLTGRVDMSQIERTIQYLITYGMDPGGENNPYLAFIYTSFQERATAISHGNTAKLAKEHGDLKLAQICGTIASDEKCHEAAYTKIVAKLFELDPDFTVISLAHMMKKQITMPAHLMYDGRDHHLFHHFSSVAQRLGVYTTNDYADILELLLSAWKVETLTGLSPEGRKAQDYVCGLAPRIRKLEERVQLRDKRPLTSVPISWIFGRQVRVI from the exons ATGGTGCTAGAGTCAATGCTAGAGGCGCTGGTGGTTAGGGTGGTAGTTGTGGTGGTGTTAAATTATGGCGGCCGTGATGGCAccgatggtggtggtggtgacggTTGTGGTGCAAGTGGTGGCGTTTGTCGTGGTGttagtagtggtggtggtgacaaTTGTGGTGCAACGGGGATGACAACGATGATAGTG TACTCTCGTCCCTACGGGATTATCGATCATCTACATTTCCTGTCATTAGCGATGATGATGACGAGTTGCCTAACATCTCCCAAGTGCGCCATGGCCTCATCCAGTGCTAGTACAACTATCGGCCCAGCAGTTTCCAA AGAAAGAGAGCTCAGGATTGATGAGATTAACAATAGTAATAGGAATTATGTACACAATTACAAGAAGGCTTTCATGCCTCAGCGGGAGTTGCGTTATCAAGAAATTACACATTCTATGCCAAGTCAAAAGATTGAGATATTCAAATACCTAGAGGACTGGGCTGAGCACAACATTTTGATTCACTTGAAACCAGTTCACAAGTGTTGGCAACCTCAAGATTTTCTTCCTGACTCTCGAACTACTGGCGATACGGATGGATTTCTTGAGCAAGTCAAGGAACTGAGGGAGAGGGCAAAGGAGATTCCAGATGATTACTATGTTGTTTTGGTTGGAAACATGATCACTGAAGATGCCCTTCCGACTTACCAAACGATGCTTAATACATTGGATGGAGTTCAAGATGAAACGGGTTCAAGCCCTATTTCTTGGGCAGTTTGGAACAGGGCATGGACTGCTGAAGAGAACAGGCATGGGGACCTTCTCAATAAGTATCTCTATCTCACTGGACGAGTCGACATGTCCCAAATTGAGAGGACCATTCAGTATCTGATTACTTATGGAATG GATCCCGGAGGTGAGAACAACCCTTACTTGGCCTTCATATACACTTCATTCCAGGAAAGGGCTACCGCTATCTCTCATGGGAACACTGCCAAACTTGCCAAGGAGCATGGGGACTTGAAGTTGGCGCAAATATGCGGTACAATAGCATCCGATGAGAAGTGCCATGAGGCGGCCTACACAAAGATAGTGGCAAAGCTGTTTGAGTTGGATCCTGATTTTACAGTCATTTCTTTAGCTCACATGATGAAGAAGCAAATCACTATGCCCGCTCACTTGATGTATGATGGTCGTGATCACCACCTTTTCCACCACTTTTCCAGTGTTGCGCAGCGCCTTGGAGTATATACCACCAATGACTATGCCGATATACTAGAGTTGTTGCTCTCCGCGTGGAAGGTTGAAACCCTAACCGGACTTTCACCTGAGGGCCGAAAGGCTCAGGATTATGTTTGTGGGTTGGCCCCAAGAATAAGAAAACTGGAGGAAAGAGTTCAATTAAGGGACAAGCGACCACTCACCTCCGTACCTATCAGTTGGATCTTTGGTAGACAAGTGAGGGTCATCTGA